From a single Arachis hypogaea cultivar Tifrunner chromosome 3, arahy.Tifrunner.gnm2.J5K5, whole genome shotgun sequence genomic region:
- the LOC112734408 gene encoding ABC transporter G family member 1 has translation MASLHHHPLPYSEAKPNNSIVLEIHHDETITTTSSAVAHMEEASRKSNGEEKSNPICLTWKDLWVRASMGKRGTKAILQGLTGYAKPGQLLAIMGPSGCGKSTLLDTLAGRLGSNTRQTGEILVNGHKQSLAYGSTAYVTQDDTLITSLTVREAVYYSAQLQLPDSMSKAEKKERAEFTIREMGLQDAINTRIGGWGCKGISGGQKRRVSICIEILTRPRLLFLDEPTSGLDSAASYYVMKRIKSLDHKDGIQRTIIASIHQPSAEVFQFFDNLCLLSAGKTVYFGPASDAIQFFASNGFPCPALQNPSDHLLKTINKDFDQEMEVGVAGTSGGALPAEAAIGILVNAYKASEINEQVQTEVTAISKMETSSVEKKRGHASFLRQCIVLTKRSFVNMSRDLGYYWLRLAIYIALAISLATIFYHLDTSYASIKDRGSLLAFVSTFITFMSIGGFPSFVEDMKVFERERLNGHYGVSAFVIGNTLSAIPFVLIVSFIPGAIAYYLPGLQSGYDHFLYFICVLFSCLMLVESLMMIVASVVPNYLMGIILGSGIQGIMILVAGFFKLPSTIPKPFWRYPLHYIAFHTYAFQGLFKNEYQGLKFHGGSSHKYITGEEIMRDTWQTDMSYSKWVDLAILAGMIGVYRVMFLVIIKITEKVKPIVGSFKLMSPKQTIHVVENPNATPLHVEFV, from the exons ATGGCTTCTCTTCATCATCACCCTCTTCCATATTCTGAAGCCAAACCCAACAATTCAATTGTTCTAGAGATTCATCATGATGAGACCATCACTACTACTAGTAGTGCTGTGGCACATATGGAGGAGGCTTCAAGAAAGAGCAATGGAGAAGAGAAGAGCAATCCTATCTGTTTGACATGGAAGGATCTTTGGGTGAGGGCTTCCATGGGGAAGAGAGGGACCAAAGCTATCCTTCAGGGGCTAACCGGTTATGCCAAACCGGGTCAGCTCTTGGCCATTATGGGTCCTTCTGGTTGTGGCAAGTCAACACTTCTTGATACTTTAGCAG GTAGATTGGGTTCAAACACAAGACAAACCGGAGAGATTCTTGTCAATGGTCACAAACAATCACTGGCTTATGGAAGCACG GCATACGTGACACAAGACGATACCTTAATAACATCATTAACAGTGAGAGAAGCAGTGTACTATTCAGCTCAGCTTCAGTTACCTGATTCCATGTCAAAggcagagaagaaagagagagcagAGTTCACAATCAGAGAGATGGGTTTGCAAGATGCCATCAACACTAGAATTGGTGGCTGGGGTTGCAAAGGAATCAGCGGTGGTCAGAAGAGACGTGTAAGCATCTGCATTGAGATATTAACACGCCCAAGGCTCTTGTTTCTTGATGAACCAACAAGTGGACTTGACAGTGCTGCCTCTTACTATGTCATGAAAAGAATTAAATCTCTTGATCATAAAGATGGTATTCAAAGGACTATCATAGCGTCAATTCATCAGCCAAGTGCTGAAGTTTTCCAATTCTTTGATAATCTCTGTTTGCTCTCTGCTGGAAAAACAGTTTACTTTGGACCTGCTTCTGATGCAATTCAG TTCTTCGCTTCAAATGGTTTTCCTTGTCCCGCTCTTCAAAATCCATCTGATCACTTATTGAAAACTATAAACAAGGACTTTGATCAG GAAATGGAGGTAGGTGTAGCCGGGACGAGTGGAGGAGCATTACCGGCAGAAGCAGCAATCGGAATCCTTGTGAACGCATACAAAGCCTCAGAAATAAACGAACAAGTTCAAACGGAAGTAACTGCCATATCTAAAATG GAAACTAGCTCcgtagagaagaagagaggacaTGCTAGCTTCCTTAGGCAGTGCATTGTTCTTACAAAAAGATCATTTGTGAACATGTCCCGCGATCTAGGCTATTATTGGCTACGCCTTGCTATATATATTGCCTTGGCTATAAGTTTAGCCACTATCTTCTATCATTTAGACACAAGTTATGCTTCAATTAAG GATAGAGGGTCACTTCTTGCATTTGTATCCACTTTCATAACTTTCATGAGCATTGGTGGATTCCCTTCCTTTGTGGAAGATATGAAGGTATTCGAAAGAGAAAGGCTAAATGGGCATTATGGTGTGAGTGCGTTTGTGATAGGAAATACCTTATCAGCCATCCCATTTGTGTTGATAGTTTCTTTCATTCCGGGAGCTATAGCATACTACCTCCCTGGTCTCCAGAGTGGATACGACCACTTCCTTTACTTCATTTGTGTTCTATTTTCTTGCCTCATGTTAGTGGAGAGCCTCATGATGATAGTTGCAAGCGTGGTTCCAAACTACCTCATGGGAATCATACTCGGCTCTGGAATACAAGGCATCATGATCTTAGTTGCTGGCTTCTTCAAACTGCCAAGCACCATTCCTAAGCCATTTTGGAGATACCCTTTGCATTACATAGCATTCCACACTTATGCGTTCCAAGGATTGTTCAAGAACGAATATCAAGGCTTGAAATTCCATGGAGGCTCATCACACAAGTACATTACGGGTGAAGAGATTATGAGGGACACGTGGCAAACAGACATGAGTTACTCAAAGTGGGTTGATCTTGCAATATTAGCAGGGATGATTGGTGTGTATCGTGTTATGTTTTTGGTTATCATAAAGATTACTGAGAAGGTGAAGCCTATTGTTGGATCCTTCAAGCTCATGTCTCCCAAACAAACAATTCATGTCGTCGAAAATCCCAATGCTACTCCTTTGCATGTGGAGTTTGTATGA